From Endomicrobiales bacterium:
GCAATTCTTTAAGCCGTCTTTATTTTCACTTTGACATTTTTGGCACCTCATTTATTGCCTCCAAAAAACGGTTTTACAACCTCATCAATACAATTAAGTTGTTCTATTAATACCCCAAGCTCACTTAAAGAAAGCGAGTTTGGACCATCAGAAAGAGCTTTTGAAGGGTGTGGATGAACTTCAACAAAAACACCAGCTATACCAACTGCACT
This genomic window contains:
- a CDS encoding 3-deoxy-8-phosphooctulonate synthase is translated as FGYGNLVADMRSLHEMKKTTYPVIFDATHSVQMPGANGKSSGGNKEYILPLARAASAVGIAGVFVEVHPHPSKALSDGPNSLSLSELGVLIEQLNCIDEVVKPFFGGNK